The genome window AAAACACGAATGTTCTTGTCAATAATCTGTTGCTGAACCTTGTCGGGCAGATTTTCCCAAAGCTCATCCGGACCATACTGCGTGTTGATCAGAAAGGTAGCGCCGTGACGTGCATTTCGGAGCATATCCATGCGCTCAACAAAGCGGTACTGATGACATGCAATGAAATCGGCCTCTTGGATCAGATACGCAGACCGGATGGGATCCGGACCGAATCGCAAATGGGACACTGTCATCGCACCGGACTTTTTCGAGTCATACACAAAGTAGCCCTGCGCATGATAATCGGTATTCTCGCCGATGATCTTGATGGAGTTTTTGTTGGCACTGACCGTACCGTCGGCACCCAGTCCGTAAAACAGGCCTTCAAACAGCTTTTGTTTACCCTGTTTTTTGTCCGCAGTCCCGGACTTCGCGACCGACCGGCCATTGCCGGATCCATTTTTCCATTCAATACTGGTTTGTGTGACATCGTCCTTAATGCCGATCGTGAAATGGTTCTTGGGCTTATCGCGGCCGATTTCATCATAGACGGCTCGAACCATAGCGGGGGTAAATTCTTTGGAAGACAACCCGTAGCGACCGGCGACAACCTTTGGTTCGACGTCAAATTTCCGGTAACCCTCAACCCGGTTTTCCTGCAGTGCGGTGATCACATCCTGGTACAACGGATCACCGGCGCTTCCCGGTTCTTTGGTGCGGTCAAGTACACCCAGGCTTCGGACACTCTGCGGCAGGGCTTTTACGAATGCGGCCACATCAAATGGGCGGTAGAGTCTGACTTTGACCACGCCGACACGTTCGCCGTCAGCATTCATTCGGTCGACGGTCTCATGAACAGTTTCTGCTCCGGAACCCATAAGTACAATTACACGCTCGGCATCCTCCGGTCCATGATAATCAAACAGGTTATAGCTTCTTCCGGTCAGTTTGGCAAACCGGTCCATGGTTTTCTGGACAATCCCCGGGCAATTGTTGTAGTAGGTATTGGATGATTCCCTTGCCTGGAAAAAGACATCCGGATTCTGTGCTGTTCCCCGGATTACGGGTTTATCCGGTGTCAATGCCCGGTTTCTGTGCGCAATGACATGGTCATAGTCAATCATCTCCTCCATGTCGCCGAGTGTAAGCTGCTCGATTTTCTGCACTTCGTGCGATGTCCGGAATCCATCAAAAAAGTGGATAAACGGCACCCGGGATTCCAGAGTGGCAGCATGTGATATCATTGCCATATCCATCGCTTCCTGCACACTGTTTGAGCAAAGCATCGCCATGCCGGTCATGCGCATAGCCATTACGTCACTGTGATCACCGAAAATGGAAAGCGCATGCGATGCCACGGTCCGCGCCGAAACGTGGATGACCGCTGGACTCAGCTCGCCTGCGATCTTGTAAAGATTGGGCATCATCAGAAGCAATCCCTGTGAAGCAGTAAACGTAGTTGACAAGGCGCCGGTTTGCAGAGCTCCATGAACGGCACCGGCAGCGCCGCCTTCACTCTGTAATTCGATGACATCCGGCACTGTGCCCCAGATGTTCTTTTTTCCGGCCATTGACCATGCATCGGTCCACTCTCCCATGGGAGATGCCGGAGTAATTGGATAAATAGCGATGACTTCGTTTACATGATGGGCGATATAGGACGCGGCTTCGTTGGCGTCAATAGTTACAAGCGGACGTTTCATAAATAATCCTTGTGATTCTGGTAAATAGAAATTTGATAATGAGTTGACGGATAAACTGTGTTATCGCAGGATATCCGCACAGACGAAAATAACAGAACAATTATTGCGACCGACACGTATCAGGAGAAGACTGACTTGTGTTTAATAATCGATGAATCGCCGTCTTCTGTCCCTGACTACGTAATAATTTTCCTTTAAACTACTAAAAATCAATTTATAAAAAAGGGCTTTTTTGATAAATAAACGTAGCCCGATTTTTCCTAAGATATTCATTATTTTATAAAAATGACAGTATCAATCACACTTATGATTACCATTATTGTTTCAATGAGTACGCTGTTTCCAACTGTCGTGTATTCAGCTTCTTATTTCGATAAATCGGACACAGTGGAAACCTGGGAGGGGTCACTGCGGCTTTTTGGAAACGAGCCCTTTACGATGATTGCCCTGGTAACCGATGAAGAGGAGCGCTGGTTTCTTGAAATGGAAGAAGAGGAGCTTCAGTACTTGTGGCATAACCGGCAGGGACGAATCCGTATCACCGGTATACCCATTGTAAAAAACATTGCCGGCAGATCCGAAAATGTGATTGTTGTCAAAAAGCACGAGTGGATTAAAAACCGGCCAGATGCAGATAGCCCGCATTGATTGATTTACGAACTATGTTTTTATTGGATAAAAAAGTAACATTGGGATATTCGTAATCATCAAGTTACCAATCGTTTCACCAATATTTTACCATCATGACCCGGCAATTTTATTTCATTGTGATTATCGGATTGTTTCTTGCTGCAGACGCAGGGCACGCCAGAGAGTATCACATCCCGGATATTTCCCTTCAGGCTGAAATTAAGTCCGATGCAACCATACGCTATACGGAAGAGAGGCATTATGTTTTCGATGGTACGTATAATTATGCCTACTATACATTACCGCTCAGGGGTTTTGATGAAATAAGCAACATCAGAGTCCGCCAGGATGGCCGCGCATTGACCAATACTGATACCGAAGAGCCGGGAACGTTCAAAGTGGAAAAAGACAGCGACGAACTGCGGATCACCTGGTACATCGAAACGGAAGGCAATACTGAGCATACGTACACCATCCAGTACGACCTTAAGGACGCACTGGTTCTCGGTCCGGATCATACCGAATGGTTCTGGTTTTTTCTCTCTGAGGAACTGGAACGCACCCCCGACACGTTTCGCGCACGGATATCCCTGCCTGAAAGTATTGATGAGGACGAGTGGCATGTCTGGTTGCGCGAGAGCCCTGATCATGTTGAAAAAAGCACGGATAACAACCTGCTGTTTCTTGAGGGCGAGGGATTCCGAAGCGGTGATATTATCAGAGCCCGCATACTGTTCCCGACACGGGTGCTGCCGGATGCCGATATCACTGACAGGCGATTCGGGCTGGACCGGGTGATGCAGGAAGAGGACGATTGGCTGGAGGCACGGGAACGTGAAGAGCGTAATCATATGCTGGCGCTGGGGCTGATCTTTGTTCTTGCTCCCGGGTCAATCATTATTTTCATCTGGTTTTACAGGCGCTTCGGCCGGAGAAACAAACCGGATATCACCACCGGAAAACTGCGCTACTCCCCTCCGTCTGAAGATCCGCCGGCGCTTGTCCGCATGCTTATGCTTGGGCCCCTGAATGCTGATCCCGACAAATTGGCACTGGGAATTACACTGTTCGATCTGGCCAGAAGGGGATATTTTCGTATTGTCGAAAAAAAGGGGAAAAAGAAGTTCCTGGGCAGCGAAACCCCCGAGTATCATCTTGAAAAAACAGGAAAAAAACCGGCAGATGATCTCAGAGATTGGGAAAGCAACCTGCTGGAAAAAGTAAACGGGCGTATTGATGATGGCATCACAAGGATGAATGATATCCTTGAGTGGTCGGACAGAAAATCACGAAAATGGTGGCGTCAATGGAAAAAACTGTTTAAGAACGAGATCCGTGAACGGTCCTGGTTTGACCGCGAAGCAGCCAGGGCCTTGAACTGGCACCTGCTCGCCCAGCTGCCGCTATTATTCGGGATGGTTGTTGTGACACTTCTTTCTCCAGGTGTTGGAGTAATCGGAATTATACTGGTGGTGCTGATCATGCTACTGAGTTTGACCCTTCCCAAACGTACCAAAATAGGAGCCAATCTGCATGCCGAATGGACAGCCTATCGAAAAGCACTTAAAAAGGGACCAAACCGGTCGTTCGATCAACAGGATATGGGACGGCATTTTGTTTATGCCATAGCCCTTGGCCTGACCAAAAAACAGCTTGAAAAGCGATTAACCAGTGTCACAGAAGACAGCCCGCTGTTCATCTGGATCGTTCCCGTATCCACTTCTGGCAGTCCGGCGGAAACAGCATCCGGACTCAGCACCCTGGCCTCAAGCGGCACCAGCAGTTTCAGTGGTGTATCGGGTGTAGGCGGGGCATCGGCCGGTTCCGCAGGTGGTGGTTCCGGCGGAGGGGCCGGATAGCTGATCTCGTCTTTGTGAGCTATTATAAATAGGCAGTTAACCGAGCCGGACAACCGGGGATCAGTAAAAGGCCATGTCCGCTTGCGGATGATTCCTGCTCACCTGTTAATTCACCATCCATATTATACGATTCACGCATTCCATCAGAATTCGAATACAGGTAATAAAGGTCTATACCGTATTCTGCCAGAAAACTGATCGATGAAGCGGTGAACCATTCCACTCCGATATTGCAATGCACGGCTGCCCTCTTGCAGAGCATGACCGGCGGATGCTGATGAGAACGCACCGGATACAGCAGCAATGGAAAATACCGACAGCAACAACAAGGGGATGACAACCATTTTTTTGCCAAAATTGTTGTGTTTAGGATGAAGGTTTGTAGTATTCCCCTGCTCTCTCTTTTTAAGCTCATGACAGCGTTGACGATGAAGGCGGGTAAAGGTCATCACGGGTTACAAATCATTATGTGCAAAACCGGCACAAACTGCAACTCCCCGCGCTGAACAGCTGTAACTGTTTCGGCATATTACTCTTTGATCTGCCCGTCACCGGTAACGACATATTTATATGTGGTAAGCTCTTCCAGAGCCACCGGCCCCCGCGCATGAAGGCGGTCCGTACTGATACCGATCTCGGCTCCCATGCCGAACTCCGCACCATCAGTAAACCGCGTTGATGCGTTGATGTAGACCGCAGCGGAATCCACCATTTTCCCGAAATACTCCTGCCTGCCCTTATTCCGGGTCACAATAGCATCCGAATGACCTGAGCCATATTGGTTGATATGCTCGACAGCCTGCTCAATACCGTCCACAACACGCACCGAAAGTATCATATCCAGATATTCGGTATGCCAGTCTTCCCCGGTTGCAGGCAGCATGGATGCCACAATCTCCCGCGATTTTTCGTCCCCGCGAAGCTCAACACCCCTTTTCTGAAGGATCTCTGCCATGCGTATCAGCCACTCCTCTCCAATGGAAAGGTCCACCAAAAGCGTTTCGGCTGCGTTGCAAACCCCCGGACGCTGACATTTTGCATTTTCCACAATCGACCATGCTTTTTCGGGGTCTGCATCACCATCGACATACACATGACAAATGCCTTTATAGTGTTTCAGTACAGGTACGGTTGCGTTTTCTGCAATAGCCCGGATCAGCCCCTCGCCGCCGCGCGGGATAATCATGTCCACATATTCATCCATGGTAATAAGACTTGTGACGGCCTTCCGGTCGCGAACCGGGACAAGCTGAATCGCATCGGCCGGCAGTTTGGTGGCGGACCCACCTTCCTGAAGCGCATCGGCTATGGCCTGATTGCTTCGCAGCGCTTCCGATCCACCCCGCAATATTATGGCATTCGATGCCTTCAGGCACAAGGCGGCCGCATCGGCGGTTACGTTCGGCCGGGATTCGTAGATCATACCGATTACACCAATGGGTACCGCTCTCTTTTCAAGGATCAGACCGTTCTCCTTTTCCCAGCTTTTGAGAGTTCGGCCGACCGGATCAGGAAGCTTTGCGATGTCACGCAAACCCTGTGTCATTGCCGCCATCCGCTTATCATCCAGTACAAGCCGGTCCACAAGTGCATCCGAAAGTCCGGCATCTCTGGCCTCACTGACATCCCTTGCATTCTCCTCCTGGATTTTTTCCTTTCTGCGCTCCAGGGCATCCGCCATTGCCAGCAGCGCATGATTTTTTTCATCAGCAGACATGCCCATCATTTCACGCGATGCACGCCTTGCTTTCTTCCCAAGCTCCAGGATCTGTTTGTGAATGGCTTCTTCGGTTTCAGGCATAATGCAGAATATTTTTTTTCTGGTTGTACAATTACGGCAGGTTACACAAGCACCATATTGTCACGATGGATTATTTCAATATGGTGTCTTTCACCCAAAATGCGTGGAATTTCGACAGTTTTCTTGCCTTTGATCCGCTCTATTTCATCACGGTCAAAAGCGGTTAGGCCACGGGCGATAACTTTTCCGTCTGACTTGCGGATATTGACAAGGGAGCCGGCACGAAACCGACCTTCTACCTTGCTTACACCCACCGGCAGCAGGCTGTGTCCTTTTTCGGTTATGGCATTTGCGGCACCTTCATCCACAAACAAACTGCCTTGCGGACGATGGAAAAAAGCGATCCATTTTTTCCGTGCTTTAAGTTTCTGCTCTTCTGAAGAAACAGTGATCAGAGTTCCCAGGTCCTCACCGCTCAATAGCCGGGCTACGACGTTTTCCTGATATCCGTCGGCGATAACTACCGGTGTGCCGGAACGGATGGCGCGGTCGGCTGATTGTAACTTGGATCCCATCCCGCCGGATGACCATCCGCTGCCCTTACCCTGAGCCATGGCCAGTGTTTCATCCGTTATATCCTCAAGCAGCGGAATGCGTTCGGTGAACCGGCCGTTTTCTGCCCGGAAGAGGCCGTTCGAAGTGGTCAGCAGCACGAGCAGATCGGCATCAATGAGCGCGGCTACCATGGCTGCAAGCAAATCGTTGTCGCCAAAACGGATTTCATCAACCGCAACCACATCATTTTCATTGCATACGGGAATAATCCCGTTGCGGAGCATGGACATGATCGTGTTTCGCGCATTCAGGTGGCGGATGCGGTCATTCAGATCGCCGTGGGTAAGCAGCACCTGTCCAAGCCGGCAGTCATACCTTGCCAGTTGTTCCGAATACAGATTCAGCAGAACCCCCTGGCCGATCGCAGCGGCCATCTGCAAATCCGGCAAATTGACCGGACGCCGGGGCCATCCCAGCGACTGAACACCGGCAGCTATGGCTCCTGAGGATACGAGAATGACCTCGTAATTCTGATTGCGCAGTGAGGCAATCTGCCCGGTAAGCTTCTGAATCTGAGCGGGATCCGGCCGCCCTTGCTTGTCAACAAGAACCCTGCTTCCCACCTTGATTACAAGTCGCTTTACCTGTTCAGGAAAACCAGTGCGGAGTTTGTGTTGACCGGGTTGCAAACTATTGTCAGAGGTGTCATTTTGTAACAAGTCCATTTTTTAAATATACCAATATCGGATTACGGAAGAAACGGATGTATGAATGGAATTAATTGAAGATCATTCGGGAATGACGGACATGCAGCAGACACACTATCCGTTATACCATTGTTGAACCTGCTGAATCGTTGAACCTGCTGAATCCGGCTTCTTACTGACACTTACCTTTTTTTGCCATGAGATTATTCATTTTGCTCCTTTCTGTTAGTCCATTGACACTTTTTCTGACCTCCTGCGATGCGGTTGACAGCGACAACGGAATTGACGGTCCCGTCAGCGACAGTGAACGGCTGGAGTTGTTTGACGACCACGAATTTGTGCTCAGCAATGACGATTATTTTGAAGCCTGGCAGCTTGCATTGTGGAAGGATGGCGAATTGAGGGCAGACCCGGAGACCGCACTGATGTTCCTGCAGCACCGGGATGCCATTCGTGATGCCTATTCCGACACCCTCCCGGAAACAGAGTCAATCTTTTTGATGCCCTGGGAGCCCGGCCGGCTGATTATCGGGGCCGATATTGAGTATATGGATGAAATTCAGGACGGAGTTTTCCGGTATGTTGATGATTTGCCGGCTGAGCAGCGTCCTGATTCGCTGATGTTTCTTGATCACGATGAAGACAGCGATTACTTTTATTACCTCGTCTATTTTGACGAGCTGCTGAATGTCGAGGTTGTTGCCGATGCTTACCGGCAGCTGCCCGGTGTTCAATTCACCGTTCCCGACTTTTTCGGAACCTACGGAGGCACACCCTTTCCGGTTTATCCGGGATACATTGACGATGAATGGTACTATCTGATATACCGTGTGAGCTTTACGGTTGAGCGCACCAATCTTTTCCGGATCGATCAGCCCGGACTGGACGGCATGGAAGCGGAACTGATCATCAGTCATGATCCGGAAGATGAACCGATGGATGAGGATACAAAAGAGATCATCGACCAGATCCACGACGATTTCAGGTCGCGGTTTTTTGACCGGACGAGCCCGGAACGCATAGAACAGGTTCAGGATCTGATGAATCGCTGAAGGCCGAATCCGGACAATGCCGTGATACCGTACTGATCAGTATGCCGGTTTAAGCCGTTGCCTTGCTGTTCAGACGTTTTTCCGCCTCAAAGCACACATCATAAAACGTCCCGGCCATTTTTCTCATTTCATCGGCAAGCTCTTTGTCCGGCTTCATTTGCAGGACATCCTGCAGACGGTCATGGATATCCAGCCATTCTTCATCCACTTCACCCGTTCGCACAAAGAGATTTTCAAACTCCCAAATGGTCTGCGAAGGTGTAAACGGATCGACCAGTTTGGAGTAGAGCGGAACATGGGCGGCATGCGCCATGGCATGGTACGATTCCAGAATAGAGACTTCGTAGTCTTCATGAATGAAATGGGCCTTCGCCTGTTGCATCGAGGCTTCGGCTTCTTCGAACGTAGGCACTTTGTCCTCCACCGTTGCTCCGGCACACTCACCTTTAACACCGGTCATAATATCGAATTGCTCATCCTCGTGGCCCCAGTCCTTGTAAAATTCGGGAGCCTCTTCAAATGACGGAACATGCGTAAATTCCTTCAATTCCTTTTTCAGCCGGTCTTTACCGATCCGTTTCATGACAAAATCAAAATGCTCCCCGTCGCTGCGTTCGGCGATATAGAGCTGAATCAATTTCTTTACGACCAGGGGCGCATTCCGTGTCGGGATTTTTATGACGGATTCAGCAAGGCGGGTTTCTTCTCCGGCCAGTGAGCCCCCTACGAAGACCATTTCTGAGGGAACGCGGCGTCCGTCCTTTGACATGGCTCCACCCTGAAATCCGATGTTGGCTGCTGTATGCTGGGCACAAGCGTTCGGGCAGCCTGAAATTTTGATTTTCAGATCTCTGGCGACTTCAGCGTATTCTCCGAGGCCGTTCTGCAGCGCCTTGTCTATTCCCGTTGCCAGTCCCTTTGCCGATGTGATTCCCAGGCGGCAGGTGTCGGCTCCCGGACATGCGGTGATATCGGCGATGGTTTCGGCGCCGATGGTATCCAGCCCTTCTTTTTTCAATGCTGCATACAGAGCCGGCAGCGCATCAACCGGAACCCAGCGGAGCACCAGGTTTTGATGTATCGTAATCCGGATGTTGCCATTGGCAAATGTGCCCGCAATATCTGCGATTTTTCTGGCATTATCCGTCGCCAGATCACCATTGTGTATGCGCAGCTGAACAAGAGCGTGTCCGCCGCTTTTTTGTACCGTAGCAGCTGATCCTTTCCAGAGCAAGTATCCGGGATCATCTTCGGTTCTGGCGGGCGCATCGGGCAGCTGGTCCGTTCCGGACGGCGGCTGTTCCTCACTGTGCGCCTCTGCCAGATAGCTGTTCCAGGAGGGATCGATATTCAATGCCTTTTGCTCCTCCTCTACCCTGCGGCGAAATTCATCAAAACCGAGCTTTTTGACCAGAAATTTCATGCGTGCCTTCATCCGGTTCTTGCGTTCTCCGTACCGGTCAAAGATTCTGATGACTGCCGCTGAGAACGGAATCAGCTCTTCCTCCGGCAGGAAATCTGACCATAGATGACCCAGCATGGGAGATGAACCGAGTCCGCCGCCGACATAGACCTGGAATCCGCGTTCGGCTTTGCCATTTTGTTGCCGAACCTGCGCCCGGAATCCAAGGTCATGAATACGCAAACCGGCATCATCTTTTATGGCATTGCTTTCGAACGCCACTTTGACTTTGCGGCCCATATTCTGGCATATGGGATTGCGCAGCATGAAGCCGGTAAACGCTTTGGCGTATGGTGCCACATCAAAAACATCATCCGGAGAGGTACCGGAAAACGGAGTTGCCGTCACATTCCGAATGGTATTGCCGCAGGCTTCCCTTGTAGTGATTCCGGCATCGGCCAGCTCACGCATCATATTCGGGACAGATTCCAGCATGATGTAATAAAGCTGAACATCCTGCCGGGTAGTAAGGTGCATGAACCCGTTGGCATATTTATCCGCAACATCCGCAAGGCGGCGGAGTTTGGACGGGGTCAGATCACCATAGGGAATTTTTATTCGCTGCATCTGAACGCCGGGCTGGCGCTGTGCATAGGTGCCGAGCTGCAACCGGATTTTCTGCATTTTAACATCGCCTATCTGTCCTCTGCGGAAATCCCGGATTTGCTGTTCGTATTCGTCAAGTTCGGTGCGGACCACTTCGGGAAGATTCTGCAATAATTCTTCCGGCAGCGGCTGCAATCTGCTGTCGTTCTTCATTTAATTCATTTTTATTTCTGCATTTGCGGAAAATGCAGCTACAGTCCTTTTTATCTGCGGGAGGTGTCACCAACACTTTTTTACCCGCAATTCATCTGTCGATATTTCGCATATCATGTATGCAATAAGCTGTTTAAAATAACATCTTTAAACCTAAATGCAATGATTGATAATGCAAATAAACAGATTTATCCAAAAATTAAACACCAAACTCAAAAACTGCTCAATTCAAATGCGGCTGTGCATTGCCGGATTTATTCAGAGTTATCCCGGCTGAAAAACATCCGTGATAATATCATCCGTGGAAATTACCTGTAAACGGTAACGACAGAAGTTCCGGGAAAGTAGTGATCAATGACCTGACGGTAATCATAGCCACTGTTAATTTGGGATATGGCACCACTCTGGCACATTCCCACTCCGTGCCCCCATCCGGCTCCGCGGAAAACCCATGATGTATCTGTGCGACTGTAAACAAATGCAGAACTGCGCAGCGGCGGTTTGACCATCTGCCGGATAGCCAGTTCATAATCCAGCTTCTCAGCTTCCCCGTTTTTCCATGCGCGTATGCGGTGAAGCCTCCCGGACTCCCCGCGTTCTATGATTTCAAGTGAATCCAGTCCGCGGAAATCCTCTGTGAAATCGGAATCGGCAATCTCTCTTTCCCAGCGGAAATTGGCTTTGCTCCACTCCGGCAAGTCCGTGTGGATGTATGGATTGCACCATGATTCGGGCGGTTCCTCAAGCCAGGTCTCGATGTCATCTTGCGGATCCGTTGGCGGATCATCCGCCTGATCAAATCCGGAAACCAGGTAGGGTTTGGGGCCGCTTCGCCAGGGCCAGACCTTTTCCACCCTTTCCGACTTTCCACCGCAGTTGGATGCGTAATAGGCATCAGCCACTGCACCTTCAAACTCCAGAACTTCGCCGCGGGTGAGCGTTACAGATGAAT of Natronogracilivirga saccharolytica contains these proteins:
- a CDS encoding DUF2207 domain-containing protein; amino-acid sequence: MTRQFYFIVIIGLFLAADAGHAREYHIPDISLQAEIKSDATIRYTEERHYVFDGTYNYAYYTLPLRGFDEISNIRVRQDGRALTNTDTEEPGTFKVEKDSDELRITWYIETEGNTEHTYTIQYDLKDALVLGPDHTEWFWFFLSEELERTPDTFRARISLPESIDEDEWHVWLRESPDHVEKSTDNNLLFLEGEGFRSGDIIRARILFPTRVLPDADITDRRFGLDRVMQEEDDWLEAREREERNHMLALGLIFVLAPGSIIIFIWFYRRFGRRNKPDITTGKLRYSPPSEDPPALVRMLMLGPLNADPDKLALGITLFDLARRGYFRIVEKKGKKKFLGSETPEYHLEKTGKKPADDLRDWESNLLEKVNGRIDDGITRMNDILEWSDRKSRKWWRQWKKLFKNEIRERSWFDREAARALNWHLLAQLPLLFGMVVVTLLSPGVGVIGIILVVLIMLLSLTLPKRTKIGANLHAEWTAYRKALKKGPNRSFDQQDMGRHFVYAIALGLTKKQLEKRLTSVTEDSPLFIWIVPVSTSGSPAETASGLSTLASSGTSSFSGVSGVGGASAGSAGGGSGGGAG
- a CDS encoding glutamate-5-semialdehyde dehydrogenase → MPETEEAIHKQILELGKKARRASREMMGMSADEKNHALLAMADALERRKEKIQEENARDVSEARDAGLSDALVDRLVLDDKRMAAMTQGLRDIAKLPDPVGRTLKSWEKENGLILEKRAVPIGVIGMIYESRPNVTADAAALCLKASNAIILRGGSEALRSNQAIADALQEGGSATKLPADAIQLVPVRDRKAVTSLITMDEYVDMIIPRGGEGLIRAIAENATVPVLKHYKGICHVYVDGDADPEKAWSIVENAKCQRPGVCNAAETLLVDLSIGEEWLIRMAEILQKRGVELRGDEKSREIVASMLPATGEDWHTEYLDMILSVRVVDGIEQAVEHINQYGSGHSDAIVTRNKGRQEYFGKMVDSAAVYINASTRFTDGAEFGMGAEIGISTDRLHARGPVALEELTTYKYVVTGDGQIKE
- the proB gene encoding glutamate 5-kinase, with the translated sequence MDLLQNDTSDNSLQPGQHKLRTGFPEQVKRLVIKVGSRVLVDKQGRPDPAQIQKLTGQIASLRNQNYEVILVSSGAIAAGVQSLGWPRRPVNLPDLQMAAAIGQGVLLNLYSEQLARYDCRLGQVLLTHGDLNDRIRHLNARNTIMSMLRNGIIPVCNENDVVAVDEIRFGDNDLLAAMVAALIDADLLVLLTTSNGLFRAENGRFTERIPLLEDITDETLAMAQGKGSGWSSGGMGSKLQSADRAIRSGTPVVIADGYQENVVARLLSGEDLGTLITVSSEEQKLKARKKWIAFFHRPQGSLFVDEGAANAITEKGHSLLPVGVSKVEGRFRAGSLVNIRKSDGKVIARGLTAFDRDEIERIKGKKTVEIPRILGERHHIEIIHRDNMVLV